One segment of Comamonas thiooxydans DNA contains the following:
- a CDS encoding PPK2 family polyphosphate kinase codes for MPRQPAKAAPATSSAATTEPDRKPARKHLPFPTSESVQASEAAKPSPSRPVPRKKPAAKTVTRTAAPAAKAPAAAQVYPFETKDKALRKLWQPWQPGQPRDSRLTTGHPRPAVDLQKFDPAAKPFSSDEGKQYDKESVNQLAEALDELQNIFYADRRFKLLVILQGMDAAGKDGTLRAVFGRMSPLGVRTVGWKAPTETEKAHDYLWRIHQQMPGAGEIVLFNRSQYEDVLVPVVNGWLTPEQQNQRYAQINDFERMLSETGTVVVKFMLHISKDEQRERLQQRLDDPSKHWKFDENDLKVRAQWDDYQQAYGQLLGATHTPWAPWTIVPADSKTHRNLMVATVLREVLGNLELQYPPGAPALDHIKVR; via the coding sequence ATGCCCCGTCAGCCCGCCAAAGCCGCCCCCGCCACATCGTCTGCTGCGACCACCGAACCGGACCGCAAGCCGGCACGCAAACACCTGCCGTTTCCGACCAGCGAATCGGTACAGGCCTCCGAGGCGGCCAAGCCATCGCCCTCCCGGCCTGTGCCGCGCAAAAAGCCTGCCGCCAAAACCGTGACCCGGACCGCTGCGCCTGCGGCCAAAGCGCCCGCCGCTGCCCAGGTCTATCCTTTCGAGACCAAGGACAAGGCGCTGCGCAAGCTATGGCAGCCATGGCAACCGGGCCAGCCACGGGACAGTCGTTTGACCACCGGGCACCCTCGGCCCGCAGTGGATCTGCAGAAGTTCGACCCGGCCGCCAAGCCCTTCTCCTCGGACGAGGGCAAGCAATATGACAAGGAGAGCGTGAACCAGCTGGCCGAGGCGCTGGACGAGCTGCAGAACATCTTCTATGCCGACCGGCGCTTCAAGCTGCTGGTCATACTGCAGGGCATGGATGCCGCCGGCAAGGACGGCACGCTGCGCGCGGTCTTCGGTCGCATGTCGCCGCTGGGCGTGCGCACCGTGGGCTGGAAGGCGCCCACCGAGACCGAGAAAGCACATGACTATCTGTGGCGCATCCACCAGCAGATGCCGGGTGCGGGCGAGATCGTGCTCTTCAACCGCAGCCAGTACGAGGACGTGCTGGTGCCCGTGGTCAACGGCTGGCTCACGCCCGAGCAGCAGAACCAGCGCTATGCGCAGATCAATGACTTCGAGCGCATGCTCAGCGAGACCGGCACGGTGGTCGTCAAGTTCATGCTGCACATCAGCAAGGACGAACAGCGCGAGCGGCTGCAGCAGCGGCTGGACGACCCCAGCAAGCACTGGAAGTTCGACGAGAACGACCTCAAGGTGCGCGCCCAGTGGGACGACTACCAGCAGGCCTACGGCCAGCTACTGGGCGCCACGCACACGCCCTGGGCGCCCTGGACGATCGTGCCCGCCGACTCCAAGACCCACCGCAATCTGATGGTGGCCACGGTGCTGCGCGAGGTGCTGGGCAATCTGGAGCTGCAATATCCGCCCGGCGCACCAGCGCTCGATCACATCAAGGTCCGCTGA